The proteins below come from a single Sphingomicrobium sediminis genomic window:
- a CDS encoding ABC transporter ATP-binding protein, with protein MSEAQQNMDATFDHDAAISARAIVRDFEAGQQTIRVLHGIDLDVKKGELTYLVGESGSGKTTMISIMCGILWPTEGSVEVFGTDIYALSDRQLVDFRLNNIGFIFQQYNLIPTIDAASNAAVPLIAQGMDRLEARDIACEMLDKLNIGDQADKLPKQLSGGQQQRVAIARALVHEPKLVVCDEPTAALDASSGRRVMDLLREVAVAEDRACIIVTHDNRVFDLADRILVLEDGRITHDGPSMPEDH; from the coding sequence ATGAGCGAGGCACAGCAGAATATGGACGCGACCTTCGACCATGATGCCGCCATTTCGGCGCGCGCCATCGTCCGCGATTTCGAGGCCGGCCAACAGACCATCCGCGTGCTGCACGGCATCGACCTCGACGTGAAGAAGGGCGAGCTCACCTACCTTGTCGGCGAGTCCGGCTCGGGCAAGACGACGATGATCTCGATCATGTGCGGCATCCTGTGGCCGACCGAGGGCAGCGTCGAAGTCTTCGGCACCGACATCTATGCCTTGTCGGACCGCCAGCTGGTCGACTTCCGCCTCAACAATATCGGCTTCATCTTCCAGCAGTATAACCTCATCCCGACGATCGATGCCGCCTCCAACGCAGCCGTGCCGCTGATCGCGCAGGGCATGGACCGGCTCGAGGCGCGCGACATAGCCTGCGAGATGCTCGACAAGCTCAATATCGGCGACCAGGCCGACAAGCTGCCCAAGCAATTGTCGGGCGGCCAGCAGCAGCGTGTCGCCATCGCCCGTGCGCTCGTCCACGAACCCAAGCTCGTCGTCTGCGACGAGCCCACCGCCGCGCTCGATGCTTCGTCGGGCCGCCGCGTGATGGACCTGTTGCGCGAAGTCGCGGTCGCAGAGGACCGCGCCTGCATCATCGTCACCCACGACAACCGCGTTTTCGATCTCGCCGACCGCATCCTCGTGCTCGAGGACGGACGGATCACCCATGACGGCCCCAGCATGCCGGAGGACCACTAA
- a CDS encoding chemotaxis protein CheB translates to MAEADASVDTRVPIIGIGASAGGLEALREMLGSVQKSTGLAFVVIQHLDPNHESLMAQLLARETALTVTQAEGGETPQADHVYIIPPGHGMAIEDERIRLTNFDQPRGQRRPIDDFFISLSDALEHLAAGVILSGTGGDGAIGLRAIKENGGLAVAQEPTSARYDGMPLSAVSTGLVDLVREPAEIIAEVVDYFSRLSGKDLVDDASEIAENIESICTALRDVIGHDFSGYKRSTLERRIARRMQVLGIEDGKEYADRISDDMDECDALFRDLLINVTRFFRDAEIWEKLRERVIAPLVQERAAQDELRVWVPGCSSGEEAYTIGMLIAAEMEEQKREFPVQIFATDIEETMLSIAREARYAPAAMIDMPHEIRERYTIPHGDHMMVSPRIRDMVRFSNHSIIKDAPFSKLDLVSCRNLLIYFGDRLQQAVIPLLHYSIVPSGYLMLGPSESIGRFDDLFEPVDQKSRIFKRKGGRGVYPTELAAAANHKPLRAARNARRPRRQSSWDADAAIKRLIERYTPAAMVLDRFGEIVESYGRLSRYFEFPTSQTGEASATSLARPGLREVLTPLIREVMAERSRIVARDVDVRSEFGTQSINVIADPLPDGQVLVVFRETAEFRAALDDDLVEMGPNDGQVQILEDELRLARHRLRCTVEELETVNEELKSSNEEMMSMNEELQSTNEELTTVNDELKSKVDQLTIANADLKNFFESTQLAVVVLDSELKIRSYTEAAEELFPLKPADRGRGLEEMTSELVDDRYLENARAVIRGESIIERNVLSSDGKTYMMRVMPYRVLDGSVAGATLVFTNITEAVQLEAELARERERLKLALQVSGIGVWEYFVEEERATIDDAVAAMFGLDQADSHPIEAIVGAIHPDDRKIVESALRRAITGEVDYQATFRVGADEGQDRTLRGLGRLITESSPKRLVGVNFDVSAEAENLAMRELMLREMNHRVKNLFAVIGGMVSLAARHEDDAKTLASNLRDRIAALGRAHSLTNQDGQERGGLADVVGAALAPYGDHDGLKIGDTDLSIKASSVSGLALLLHERATNSMKYGALADPDGTLDISWSEGEDGSILLRWDEKLAHERNAEGAGGFGTTLVEVFARQLGATVETEREERAFKLLLTLPPECRAERPAESSS, encoded by the coding sequence TTGGCTGAGGCGGATGCGAGTGTAGACACACGCGTACCGATCATCGGGATCGGTGCGTCGGCAGGCGGGCTTGAGGCCCTGCGCGAAATGCTGGGATCGGTGCAGAAATCCACCGGGCTGGCGTTTGTCGTCATCCAGCATCTCGACCCAAATCATGAAAGCCTGATGGCGCAATTGCTGGCGCGCGAGACCGCATTGACGGTGACGCAGGCCGAGGGCGGCGAGACGCCGCAGGCCGACCATGTCTATATCATCCCGCCGGGCCATGGCATGGCTATCGAGGACGAGCGGATCCGGCTGACCAATTTCGACCAGCCACGCGGCCAGCGCCGGCCGATCGACGATTTCTTCATCTCCCTTTCGGACGCGCTCGAACATCTGGCGGCGGGAGTAATCCTCTCCGGCACCGGCGGGGATGGGGCGATCGGTCTTCGTGCGATCAAGGAGAATGGCGGCTTGGCCGTGGCGCAGGAACCGACCAGCGCGCGCTATGACGGCATGCCCTTGTCTGCAGTCTCGACCGGATTGGTCGATCTTGTCCGCGAGCCGGCGGAGATCATCGCCGAAGTCGTCGACTATTTCTCGCGCCTGTCGGGCAAGGATCTGGTCGACGATGCTTCCGAGATTGCCGAGAATATCGAGTCCATCTGCACCGCGCTGCGCGACGTAATCGGGCATGATTTTTCCGGTTACAAGCGCTCGACCCTTGAGCGTCGTATCGCCCGGCGGATGCAGGTGCTGGGCATCGAGGACGGCAAGGAATATGCCGACCGGATCAGCGATGACATGGACGAATGCGACGCCTTGTTCCGCGACCTGCTGATCAACGTGACCCGCTTCTTCCGCGACGCCGAAATCTGGGAAAAGTTGCGCGAGCGGGTGATCGCGCCGTTGGTTCAGGAACGCGCCGCGCAGGACGAATTGCGGGTCTGGGTGCCGGGCTGCTCGTCGGGCGAAGAGGCTTACACGATCGGCATGCTGATCGCTGCCGAAATGGAAGAGCAGAAACGCGAATTCCCGGTGCAGATTTTTGCCACGGATATCGAGGAGACAATGCTCTCGATCGCCCGCGAGGCACGCTACGCGCCGGCGGCCATGATCGACATGCCGCATGAGATCAGGGAGCGCTACACTATCCCGCACGGCGACCATATGATGGTGAGCCCGCGGATCCGTGACATGGTGCGTTTTTCCAACCATTCGATCATCAAGGACGCGCCCTTCTCGAAGCTCGACCTGGTGAGCTGTCGCAACCTGCTCATCTATTTCGGGGACCGGCTGCAGCAGGCGGTTATCCCGCTTCTCCATTATTCGATCGTGCCGTCGGGCTACCTCATGCTGGGGCCGTCGGAATCGATCGGGCGGTTCGACGATTTGTTCGAGCCGGTCGACCAGAAATCGCGCATTTTCAAGCGCAAGGGCGGGCGCGGTGTCTATCCGACCGAATTGGCCGCTGCCGCCAATCACAAGCCGCTGCGTGCGGCGCGCAATGCCCGGCGTCCGCGGCGCCAGTCGAGCTGGGACGCCGATGCCGCGATCAAGCGGCTGATCGAGCGTTATACGCCGGCGGCGATGGTGCTCGACCGCTTCGGCGAGATTGTCGAGAGCTATGGGCGCCTGTCGCGCTATTTCGAATTTCCGACCAGCCAAACGGGCGAGGCGAGCGCCACGTCGCTGGCGCGTCCCGGCCTGCGCGAAGTGCTGACGCCGCTGATCCGCGAAGTCATGGCCGAAAGGAGCCGCATCGTCGCGCGCGATGTCGATGTGCGCAGCGAATTCGGCACCCAGTCGATCAACGTCATCGCCGACCCGCTGCCCGACGGGCAGGTGCTGGTGGTGTTCCGCGAGACGGCGGAATTCCGCGCCGCGTTGGACGACGACCTTGTCGAGATGGGGCCAAATGACGGGCAGGTGCAGATCCTCGAGGACGAGTTGCGCCTGGCGCGGCACCGCCTGCGCTGCACGGTCGAGGAACTGGAGACGGTCAATGAAGAGCTCAAATCCTCCAACGAGGAAATGATGAGCATGAACGAGGAGCTTCAGTCGACCAACGAGGAGCTGACGACCGTCAATGACGAATTGAAGAGCAAGGTCGACCAGCTCACCATTGCCAATGCCGATCTCAAGAATTTCTTCGAATCGACCCAGCTCGCCGTGGTCGTGCTGGATTCGGAACTGAAGATCCGCAGCTATACCGAAGCAGCGGAAGAGCTATTCCCCTTGAAGCCCGCCGATCGAGGACGCGGGCTCGAGGAAATGACCAGCGAACTGGTCGACGACCGATATCTCGAAAATGCACGCGCGGTCATTCGCGGTGAGAGCATCATCGAACGCAATGTCCTGTCGAGTGATGGCAAGACCTATATGATGCGGGTGATGCCCTATCGCGTGCTCGACGGCAGCGTGGCCGGCGCGACGCTGGTATTCACGAATATTACCGAGGCCGTTCAGCTGGAGGCCGAACTGGCGCGCGAGCGCGAGCGGCTCAAGCTGGCGCTGCAAGTGTCCGGCATCGGTGTGTGGGAATATTTCGTGGAGGAAGAACGGGCGACGATCGACGATGCCGTGGCCGCGATGTTTGGCCTCGACCAGGCGGATTCGCATCCCATCGAAGCGATTGTCGGCGCGATTCATCCGGACGACCGGAAGATCGTCGAATCCGCCCTGCGTCGCGCGATTACCGGCGAGGTCGATTACCAGGCGACCTTCCGGGTCGGCGCCGACGAGGGGCAGGACCGGACCTTGCGCGGCCTTGGTCGCCTGATCACGGAAAGCAGTCCCAAGCGGCTGGTCGGCGTCAATTTCGACGTGTCGGCGGAAGCGGAAAATCTCGCCATGCGCGAGCTCATGCTGCGCGAGATGAACCATCGCGTGAAGAACCTCTTCGCCGTCATCGGGGGCATGGTGAGCCTCGCCGCGCGTCACGAGGATGATGCGAAAACGCTGGCGAGCAATTTGCGCGACCGGATCGCTGCGCTCGGCCGCGCCCACTCGCTGACCAACCAGGATGGCCAGGAGCGTGGCGGCCTTGCCGATGTCGTCGGTGCCGCACTCGCGCCCTATGGCGACCATGATGGCCTCAAGATTGGCGACACCGACCTGTCGATCAAGGCGAGCTCGGTGTCCGGCCTCGCGCTGCTGCTGCACGAAAGGGCGACCAACTCGATGAAATATGGCGCTCTCGCCGACCCGGACGGCACGCTGGATATCAGTTGGTCCGAAGGCGAGGACGGGTCGATCCTGCTGCGCTGGGATGAAAAGCTTGCGCACGAACGGAACGCTGAAGGCGCTGGCGGGTTTGGTACGACATTGGTGGAAGTGTTTGCACGCCAGTTGGGTGCCACCGTGGAGACAGAGCGCGAAGAGAGGGCATTCAAATTATTGCTGACACTGCCTCCGGAATGCCGAGCGGAACGGCCTGCCGAATCCTCGTCGTAG
- a CDS encoding TetR/AcrR family transcriptional regulator produces the protein MDAACSAFFAHGFEGASIEAIAADAGVSKVTVYNHFGTKQALLGAAVEAECEKMRDHLDFSHVFDAPIRKKLERLGAAFQQFLSRPEIVTFDRRIAAESERDPEIGRAFLEAGPRRMKVMLAMMIGHAVAAGELEVDDPEMAAEQFASMCKGMGEMERRYGCDADPERDTQRIAAAVETFMRAYGAKN, from the coding sequence GTGGACGCTGCGTGCAGCGCCTTCTTCGCGCATGGATTCGAGGGTGCTTCGATCGAGGCGATCGCCGCCGATGCGGGCGTGTCGAAGGTCACCGTCTACAACCATTTCGGGACCAAGCAGGCGCTGCTCGGCGCTGCGGTCGAGGCCGAGTGCGAGAAGATGCGCGACCATCTCGATTTCAGCCACGTCTTCGACGCGCCCATTCGTAAAAAGCTCGAACGCCTTGGGGCCGCCTTCCAGCAATTTCTGAGCCGACCTGAGATCGTCACTTTCGACCGACGGATCGCCGCCGAAAGCGAACGCGATCCCGAGATCGGTCGCGCTTTCCTCGAGGCGGGACCGCGCCGAATGAAGGTGATGCTGGCGATGATGATCGGTCATGCAGTCGCGGCCGGAGAGCTGGAAGTCGACGATCCAGAAATGGCTGCCGAACAGTTTGCCTCGATGTGCAAGGGGATGGGGGAGATGGAGCGCCGCTATGGCTGCGATGCCGATCCTGAAAGGGACACCCAGCGCATCGCCGCCGCGGTCGAGACGTTCATGCGCGCTTATGGGGCGAAGAATTGA
- a CDS encoding response regulator: MPSGTACRILVVEDEILIAMDMEHMLEDAGYGVMGAFSNVADSLRALDKEDKPAAAILDVQLDGEDVFPVADRLGELGVPIVFHSGHAEPAKLAEQYPDARFCVKPCTPNILTAEVEAAIAGVSAEREAAE, encoded by the coding sequence ATGCCGAGCGGAACGGCCTGCCGAATCCTCGTCGTAGAAGACGAAATTCTCATCGCCATGGACATGGAGCATATGCTCGAAGATGCCGGCTACGGCGTCATGGGCGCGTTCAGCAATGTCGCCGACAGCCTCCGTGCGCTGGACAAGGAAGACAAGCCCGCCGCCGCCATCCTCGACGTGCAGCTCGATGGCGAGGACGTCTTTCCGGTCGCCGACCGGCTGGGCGAACTGGGCGTGCCGATCGTGTTTCATTCGGGTCACGCCGAACCGGCCAAGCTGGCCGAGCAATATCCCGACGCGCGCTTCTGCGTGAAGCCTTGCACCCCCAACATCCTGACCGCCGAAGTCGAAGCGGCGATTGCAGGCGTTTCCGCCGAGCGCGAGGCTGCAGAATAG
- a CDS encoding efflux transporter outer membrane subunit → MRRALLTPALALSLTACIAGPEAVPTASDAAVPESFLFAPEATPADEAQVAALLPDDPAFAALAETALAQNPTLGQAIARLDIARASAARAGAERLPSLGYDAGVQGSRTNINAPDNLPLETEQVAYSANLTARWDPDIFGRLRNAERAALLRIDAADADAAAVRLALTADIAGAVTDWRTLQAREAALRSDLNAATRLADLAGTREEAGIAPGFDRFRAETQAAASRSRLAALDSARAELLGRLVALTALPAGDVVAALELEDEADMLAPPPPSLPSVLVASRPDIQAAAFRLQAADADLAATAAQRFPRISLSAGIGLLAFAMGDIFDADSVVANATAGLAGPLLDFGRIEAEIDAGEAQTRLAFQQYRGALFTAFGEVESAYALVAAADAEAAATLEEAEMATRAANLADTRYRAGLDNFLTVLEARRVADASGDRAAAALGRAQRARVLLWQALGGSPLAL, encoded by the coding sequence ATGCGCCGGGCCCTCCTCACCCCCGCGCTCGCGCTGTCGCTGACGGCCTGTATCGCCGGCCCCGAGGCCGTGCCGACCGCCAGCGACGCGGCGGTTCCGGAAAGCTTCCTGTTCGCCCCCGAGGCCACGCCGGCCGACGAGGCACAGGTCGCTGCCCTGCTGCCGGACGATCCTGCCTTCGCGGCGCTTGCCGAGACCGCGCTCGCCCAGAACCCGACGCTGGGACAGGCCATTGCGCGGCTCGACATTGCCCGCGCCAGCGCTGCGCGCGCCGGTGCCGAGCGCCTGCCCAGCCTCGGCTATGATGCCGGCGTCCAGGGCAGCCGCACCAATATCAACGCACCCGACAACCTCCCGCTCGAGACCGAGCAGGTCGCCTATAGCGCCAACCTTACCGCGCGCTGGGACCCCGATATTTTCGGCCGCCTGCGCAATGCCGAGCGCGCCGCCTTGCTGCGGATCGACGCCGCCGATGCCGATGCCGCCGCGGTCCGCCTCGCGCTCACCGCGGATATTGCCGGCGCCGTGACCGACTGGCGCACACTCCAGGCCCGCGAAGCCGCGCTTCGCTCCGACCTCAATGCAGCGACGCGCCTCGCCGACCTTGCCGGGACGCGCGAAGAAGCCGGCATTGCCCCCGGCTTCGACCGTTTCCGTGCCGAGACGCAGGCCGCCGCCAGCCGCTCGCGCCTTGCCGCGCTCGACAGCGCCCGCGCCGAATTGCTTGGCCGCCTGGTCGCGTTGACCGCGCTTCCGGCAGGCGACGTCGTTGCCGCGCTCGAGTTGGAGGACGAGGCCGACATGCTGGCCCCGCCGCCGCCGTCCCTGCCCTCGGTCTTGGTTGCCAGCCGGCCCGATATCCAGGCCGCCGCCTTCCGCTTGCAGGCCGCCGATGCCGACCTTGCCGCCACTGCAGCACAGCGTTTCCCGCGCATCAGCCTGTCCGCCGGCATCGGCCTCTTGGCCTTCGCAATGGGCGACATTTTCGATGCCGACAGCGTCGTCGCCAACGCCACAGCCGGGCTTGCCGGGCCTTTGCTCGACTTCGGCCGCATCGAGGCCGAAATCGACGCCGGCGAAGCGCAAACCCGTTTGGCTTTCCAGCAATATCGCGGCGCGCTCTTCACCGCCTTCGGTGAAGTCGAAAGTGCTTATGCGCTGGTTGCCGCCGCCGATGCCGAAGCTGCCGCAACATTGGAAGAAGCCGAGATGGCGACCCGCGCCGCCAATCTTGCCGACACGCGCTATCGCGCCGGGCTCGACAATTTTCTGACGGTCCTCGAAGCGCGCCGCGTTGCCGATGCATCGGGCGATCGCGCCGCCGCAGCGTTGGGCCGCGCCCAGCGCGCGCGCGTCCTGCTGTGGCAAGCGCTCGGCGGCAGCCCGCTCGCCCTTTAG
- a CDS encoding nuclear transport factor 2 family protein, translating to MKLMIGAAMMAASLYAYPAHAQEWSDDQADVWGAVSAYWEAHVDGNTWHEAMTDGSYGWGGQSLLPRSREQMASFSRVFGAEGEVLHYQLDPLAITVHGDTALVHYMANIIETNHKGEREANVERCSDTMVREDGEWKFLGWGCADMGGDD from the coding sequence ATGAAACTGATGATCGGTGCGGCCATGATGGCCGCTTCTCTGTATGCGTATCCCGCCCACGCCCAGGAATGGAGCGACGACCAGGCCGATGTCTGGGGCGCCGTCTCGGCCTATTGGGAAGCCCATGTCGATGGCAATACGTGGCACGAGGCCATGACCGACGGCAGCTATGGCTGGGGCGGCCAGTCACTGCTTCCCCGATCGCGCGAGCAGATGGCCAGCTTCTCGCGGGTCTTCGGTGCGGAAGGCGAAGTACTGCACTATCAGCTCGATCCGTTGGCCATCACGGTGCACGGCGATACGGCGCTCGTGCATTACATGGCCAATATCATCGAGACTAACCACAAGGGCGAACGCGAAGCCAATGTGGAGCGCTGCTCGGACACGATGGTGCGCGAGGACGGGGAATGGAAGTTCCTCGGCTGGGGCTGTGCCGACATGGGCGGCGACGACTAG
- a CDS encoding serine hydrolase domain-containing protein — protein MFEILFATPVDDDATQAMQRAEAAAAQCQSAVAIAGSMPGGLLSIDNGKGLDTTMPVRIASVTKTVTAAAALRLVEQGKLDLDAPIAGTLSPALEAILVEDGYDVGAITLRQLLSHSAGLYSHAEDPRYAPLVFSDPDKKWTPQEQVQLMAEYGDPVAAPGGRFQYSDTGYVLVGDMIERASGMELAAAVRALLGMDEMQLSMSWWEVYEDGRGTRARQYVGGADVTDIHGSADAFGGGGLVMPMTDLVRLFDAIAKGEVFEHSATLEEMRWQGEHENANRYRLGLFAREADGAMRWSHSGFWGVLAISEPTSGRTLAGVTNEQSDFPCLATAMRAALDQPDD, from the coding sequence ATGTTCGAAATCCTGTTTGCGACGCCAGTCGATGATGACGCAACGCAGGCCATGCAGCGTGCCGAGGCGGCTGCTGCGCAATGCCAAAGCGCGGTGGCCATTGCCGGATCGATGCCCGGCGGATTGCTGAGCATCGACAATGGCAAGGGGCTCGATACCACCATGCCCGTGCGCATCGCCTCGGTCACCAAGACGGTGACCGCGGCGGCGGCGTTGCGGCTGGTCGAGCAAGGCAAGCTGGACTTGGATGCGCCGATTGCCGGCACCCTGTCGCCCGCGCTCGAGGCGATCCTGGTAGAGGATGGCTATGATGTCGGAGCGATCACGCTGCGGCAGCTGCTCAGCCACAGCGCGGGGCTCTATAGCCATGCCGAAGATCCGCGCTACGCGCCGCTCGTCTTTTCCGATCCCGACAAGAAGTGGACCCCGCAAGAGCAGGTCCAGCTGATGGCCGAATATGGCGATCCGGTCGCCGCGCCGGGCGGGCGTTTCCAATATTCAGATACGGGCTACGTCTTGGTCGGCGACATGATCGAGCGGGCCTCGGGCATGGAGCTCGCCGCTGCTGTCCGCGCATTGCTCGGCATGGACGAGATGCAGCTCTCGATGAGCTGGTGGGAAGTCTATGAAGACGGGCGCGGGACCCGGGCGCGGCAATATGTCGGCGGAGCGGATGTGACCGATATCCACGGGTCGGCGGATGCGTTCGGTGGGGGCGGGCTGGTCATGCCGATGACCGATCTCGTTCGCCTGTTCGACGCCATCGCGAAGGGTGAAGTGTTCGAACATTCAGCAACGCTGGAAGAGATGCGCTGGCAGGGTGAGCATGAGAATGCAAACCGCTACCGGCTCGGCCTGTTCGCGCGCGAGGCGGACGGCGCGATGCGCTGGTCGCATTCGGGTTTCTGGGGCGTGCTGGCGATCAGCGAGCCGACGAGCGGACGCACCCTTGCCGGGGTGACCAACGAACAGAGCGATTTTCCCTGCCTCGCCACCGCGATGCGCGCGGCGCTCGACCAGCCCGACGACTAA
- a CDS encoding efflux RND transporter periplasmic adaptor subunit, which yields MAKLSLSRQILPIVALIGVAIAIYMIFIQSPDRSMAEAEETPARVNGELAGEARVAGAGIVEPSSETIEIGTAISGIVETVLVRPGERVTAGEPLFRVDTRSLRSRISETEAAIRRARAAIAEARAAEATATRQLDLYRNIDDPLAVSRSEIIAAEGNVSNARARRQLAEAELASAQASLSTARTELDRATVRAPISGEILRVDVRPGELVNSGPGGGGPYIRMGETQPLHVRIDVDEDEAVRVALGEPAIVSPRGDADARVEASFVRAEPLVVPKTSLTNSASERVDVRVLQLIYALPADAPEAFRVGQQVDAFIPAKQAAEAE from the coding sequence ATGGCCAAGCTATCCCTCTCCCGCCAGATCCTGCCGATCGTCGCCCTGATCGGCGTCGCCATCGCCATCTACATGATCTTCATCCAGTCCCCCGACCGGTCGATGGCCGAGGCCGAGGAAACGCCGGCGCGCGTCAATGGCGAGCTGGCCGGTGAGGCGCGCGTCGCCGGCGCCGGCATCGTCGAACCGTCGAGCGAGACGATCGAGATCGGCACCGCCATTTCGGGCATCGTCGAAACCGTCCTGGTCCGCCCCGGCGAGCGCGTGACGGCGGGCGAACCGCTTTTCCGCGTCGATACCCGCTCCTTGCGCTCGCGGATCAGCGAGACCGAGGCCGCGATCCGCCGCGCCCGCGCCGCCATCGCCGAAGCCCGCGCCGCCGAAGCCACGGCCACGCGACAGCTCGACCTCTATCGCAATATCGACGATCCGCTTGCCGTGAGCCGCAGCGAGATCATCGCCGCCGAGGGCAACGTGTCCAACGCACGCGCCCGTCGCCAGCTTGCCGAGGCCGAACTGGCCAGCGCCCAGGCCTCGCTCTCGACCGCCCGCACCGAGCTCGACCGGGCCACAGTGCGCGCACCTATTTCGGGTGAGATCCTGCGCGTCGACGTACGCCCCGGCGAACTGGTGAATTCCGGTCCCGGCGGCGGCGGTCCCTACATCCGCATGGGCGAGACCCAGCCGCTTCATGTCCGCATCGATGTCGATGAGGACGAGGCCGTGCGCGTCGCCTTGGGCGAACCTGCCATCGTCAGCCCGCGCGGTGACGCCGATGCCCGCGTCGAGGCCAGCTTCGTGCGCGCCGAGCCGCTTGTCGTGCCCAAGACCAGCCTCACCAACTCCGCGTCCGAACGCGTCGATGTGCGCGTGCTGCAGCTCATCTACGCGCTGCCCGCCGACGCGCCCGAAGCCTTCCGCGTGGGCCAGCAGGTCGATGCCTTCATCCCCGCCAAGCAGGCAGCGGAGGCCGAGTGA
- a CDS encoding ABC transporter permease, with amino-acid sequence MIWIAIRMLTGDRQKFFGLLFGIAFSTLLITQQLTIFVNLLERGASAVYDVKVNDIWVMDKVSRTPDVAYPMPSTALDRVRGVPGVAWAVPHLRSGATIRTPEGDLEGVTVIGVDDTTLIGLPENMIEGDRAALAAPDAVFIDDVGATRLFPPGEEFIGTRLELNDQRAVIRGVTDSIPTFTSQVTLTTRYSNALGYVPGQRNRLSFILVKAAEGEDLDVLTDRIEEQTGLRARTRDEFARDGIDFIIENTGIPLNFGITVALGFIVGIAIVGLTFSLFIRDNIKQFGALKAIGVHNGKIRLMVASQAAMVGLIGYGLGLLGAVLFIQAFAGDPTFKGFYTPWQIPMISFVSVTIIIMLTGWVALRGVLKTEPAAVFR; translated from the coding sequence ATGATCTGGATCGCGATCAGGATGCTCACCGGAGACCGGCAGAAGTTTTTCGGCCTGCTGTTCGGCATTGCCTTTTCGACCCTGCTCATCACCCAGCAGCTAACCATTTTCGTGAACCTGCTGGAGCGTGGCGCGAGCGCGGTATACGACGTGAAGGTCAACGACATCTGGGTGATGGACAAGGTGAGCCGCACCCCCGACGTTGCCTATCCGATGCCCTCGACCGCGCTCGACCGCGTCCGCGGCGTGCCGGGCGTGGCATGGGCCGTCCCGCACCTGCGCTCGGGCGCGACCATCCGGACTCCCGAAGGCGACCTTGAGGGTGTTACTGTCATCGGCGTCGACGACACCACGTTGATCGGCCTTCCCGAGAATATGATCGAGGGCGATCGCGCCGCGCTGGCCGCGCCCGATGCCGTTTTTATCGACGATGTCGGCGCGACCCGCCTCTTCCCGCCGGGCGAGGAGTTCATCGGCACGCGCCTCGAACTCAACGACCAGCGCGCGGTCATTCGCGGGGTCACCGATTCCATCCCGACCTTCACCAGCCAGGTCACGCTGACCACGCGCTATTCCAATGCATTGGGCTACGTTCCCGGCCAGCGGAACCGCCTGAGCTTCATCCTCGTCAAAGCCGCCGAGGGCGAAGACCTCGACGTGCTGACCGACCGTATCGAAGAACAGACGGGCCTGCGCGCCCGCACCCGCGACGAATTCGCCCGCGACGGTATCGACTTCATCATCGAGAATACCGGCATCCCGTTGAACTTCGGGATCACCGTGGCATTGGGCTTCATCGTCGGGATCGCCATTGTCGGTCTCACCTTCAGCCTCTTCATCCGCGATAATATCAAGCAGTTTGGCGCGCTGAAGGCGATCGGCGTCCACAATGGCAAGATCCGCCTCATGGTCGCCTCCCAAGCGGCGATGGTCGGCCTCATCGGCTACGGCCTCGGCCTCTTGGGTGCGGTCCTCTTCATCCAGGCCTTTGCCGGCGATCCGACCTTCAAGGGTTTCTACACGCCCTGGCAAATCCCGATGATCAGCTTCGTCTCGGTGACCATCATCATCATGCTCACCGGCTGGGTCGCGCTGCGCGGCGTCCTCAAGACCGAACCCGCGGCGGTGTTCAGATGA